One Flavobacterium sp. 90 DNA segment encodes these proteins:
- a CDS encoding sensor histidine kinase, giving the protein MKIDTIKNTSSNKILFHCMIWVFFILTSLIQFYESPFRINNDFYVQWVTGIVLFYLNYFYLVPALLLQKKYWLYFTFVVILIAAFMIIRINYFIPEFKHIRPRMIPPEELKLMYKGPRIRGIMATRQPLFFKIGPSLFYILIITISAAIRTLTEFYNNQQNKLIAETHRTNTELIYLRKQTNPHFLFNSLNSIYSLAHKKSDLVPDAIVTLSELMRYMLYETDNKTVALEKEINYIQNYIELQKLRLNNIEDIVINVHGDTKNKFIEPLLLISFVENAFKYGTDYKGAAHVKIKIFILNNSLDFWIENTIENYLKDPENSGIGLVNIQNRLDLLYPDAHELNITQDNDFYRVHLNLKLDEIQNTIN; this is encoded by the coding sequence ATGAAAATAGATACCATTAAAAATACGAGTTCTAATAAAATTTTATTCCATTGTATGATATGGGTTTTCTTTATTCTGACATCTTTGATTCAGTTTTATGAAAGTCCGTTTCGTATCAATAATGACTTCTACGTACAATGGGTCACTGGAATTGTATTGTTTTATCTGAACTATTTTTACTTGGTTCCAGCCTTGCTTTTGCAAAAAAAATACTGGTTATATTTTACGTTTGTTGTTATTCTGATTGCTGCTTTCATGATCATCAGAATCAATTATTTTATTCCTGAATTTAAACATATCAGACCTAGAATGATTCCGCCGGAAGAGTTGAAATTGATGTATAAAGGACCTAGAATAAGAGGAATAATGGCAACCAGACAACCACTGTTTTTTAAAATTGGCCCATCGCTTTTCTATATTTTAATCATTACAATAAGCGCAGCGATCAGAACGCTGACAGAATTTTATAACAACCAACAAAACAAACTTATTGCCGAGACTCATCGAACCAATACTGAATTGATTTATTTGCGCAAACAAACCAATCCGCATTTTTTATTCAATTCGTTAAATAGTATTTATTCTTTGGCTCACAAAAAATCTGATTTGGTCCCCGATGCCATCGTGACATTATCTGAATTAATGCGTTATATGCTTTATGAAACAGATAATAAAACGGTGGCTTTGGAAAAAGAAATCAATTACATTCAAAATTACATCGAATTACAAAAGCTAAGACTCAACAACATCGAAGACATTGTAATCAATGTTCATGGTGATACAAAAAACAAATTTATTGAGCCTTTGTTATTGATTTCATTTGTTGAAAATGCCTTTAAATACGGAACTGATTATAAAGGAGCAGCTCACGTAAAAATTAAAATTTTTATCCTGAACAACAGTCTTGATTTTTGGATCGAAAACACCATTGAAAACTATCTGAAAGATCCTGAAAATTCAGGAATTGGATTAGTGAATATTCAAAACCGATTGGATTTACTTTATCCAGATGCGCACGAACTCAACATCACACAAGACAACGATTTTTATCGTGTGCATCTGAATTTAAAATTAGACGAAATTCAAAACACAATCAATTAA
- a CDS encoding gamma carbonic anhydrase family protein translates to MLIKSVNGKTPQIPEDCYVAENATIIGDVTFGDSCSVWFNAVIRGDVHFIKIGNKVNIQDGAIIHCTYQKHPTIIGNNVSIGHNAIVHGCTVHDNVLIGMGAIVMDNCVIESNSIIAAGAVITQNTVVTSGSIYAGVPAKKVKDIDQSDFAGEIERISNNYVMYSGWLKNEE, encoded by the coding sequence ATGTTAATCAAATCTGTAAACGGAAAAACTCCTCAAATTCCTGAGGATTGTTATGTTGCTGAAAACGCTACTATTATTGGCGATGTTACTTTTGGAGATTCATGTAGTGTTTGGTTTAACGCGGTAATCCGTGGCGATGTTCACTTTATCAAAATCGGGAACAAAGTTAATATTCAAGACGGAGCGATTATACACTGCACGTATCAAAAACATCCTACTATAATTGGTAATAATGTTTCAATAGGACATAATGCAATTGTACACGGTTGTACGGTTCATGACAATGTTTTAATAGGAATGGGCGCAATTGTAATGGATAATTGTGTGATAGAAAGTAATTCTATTATTGCAGCCGGAGCAGTTATCACACAAAATACCGTTGTAACTTCCGGAAGTATTTATGCGGGCGTTCCTGCCAAAAAAGTAAAAGATATTGATCAATCTGATTTTGCAGGCGAAATCGAGCGTATTTCAAATAATTATGTAATGTATTCCGGATGGCTTAAAAACGAAGAATAA
- a CDS encoding DUF4907 domain-containing protein, with product MMMIINTQIKFFWAKIQKNLLFLLLVLQFVACSKNETFKTESFKTKSGWGYSIAYKSKIIIKQSIIPVIIDSKSFSTEDDALKVAHLVVDKLNEHISPTVTKNDLILLKIKL from the coding sequence ATGATGATGATAATTAATACTCAAATAAAATTCTTCTGGGCCAAAATCCAGAAGAATTTACTGTTTCTTTTACTTGTTTTGCAATTTGTTGCCTGCTCAAAAAATGAAACTTTTAAAACAGAATCTTTCAAAACAAAATCCGGTTGGGGATATTCAATTGCTTATAAAAGTAAAATCATAATTAAGCAATCTATAATACCGGTGATAATTGATTCTAAAAGCTTTTCGACAGAAGATGATGCATTAAAAGTGGCACATTTAGTAGTTGACAAACTCAATGAACATATATCGCCAACGGTAACAAAAAATGATTTAATTTTATTAAAAATAAAATTATAA
- a CDS encoding LytTR family DNA-binding domain-containing protein has product MKCVIIDDEPLAVELLEDFVRKIDSLELVSTFNNAIDAVSFINQNNVDLIFLDIQMPHFSGIDFLNTIEKKPLIIFTTAYSDYAVEGFNLGAVDYLVKPIPFHRFLKSVVRAQQILNPTASTQAISENTTAPELEQDFMFVRAEYENVKMNFSDILFIEGLKDYVKIYTTDNKFTLTLISLIKLENLLSSKGFSRIHRSYIINIKHVKSIQKNKVLISDKRIPISESYKNAFFERINL; this is encoded by the coding sequence ATGAAATGTGTAATTATAGACGATGAACCTTTAGCGGTTGAATTATTAGAAGATTTTGTTCGAAAAATAGATTCTCTCGAATTGGTCAGTACTTTTAATAATGCGATTGATGCTGTTTCTTTTATCAATCAAAACAATGTCGATTTGATTTTTTTAGACATTCAGATGCCACATTTCTCTGGTATAGATTTTTTAAATACAATCGAAAAAAAGCCTTTAATTATATTCACAACGGCTTATTCTGATTATGCTGTTGAAGGATTTAATCTTGGTGCTGTTGATTATTTAGTAAAACCAATTCCGTTTCATCGTTTTTTAAAATCAGTTGTAAGAGCACAGCAAATTTTAAATCCGACTGCTTCTACCCAAGCCATTTCAGAAAATACAACTGCTCCGGAATTAGAACAGGATTTTATGTTTGTAAGAGCTGAATATGAAAACGTAAAAATGAATTTTTCGGATATTCTATTTATAGAAGGTTTAAAAGATTATGTAAAAATTTATACCACAGACAATAAATTCACGCTAACCTTAATTAGTTTAATTAAGTTAGAAAACTTACTTTCCAGCAAAGGATTTTCAAGAATTCACAGGTCTTATATCATCAATATAAAACATGTAAAATCAATTCAGAAAAATAAAGTTTTGATTAGTGATAAACGTATTCCAATTAGCGAAAGCTACAAGAATGCTTTCTTCGAAAGAATCAATTTATAG
- a CDS encoding kelch repeat-containing protein has translation MNNLKKGILFAALFSSLFFIGCSHDDEDEDLVGNWIKKSAFDGPARSSATSFVIGDYAYVAAGYTGDVYLKDLWAYNSNGDYWEQKADFAGVGRSSASSFALNGKGYVGLGYDGTNKLKDFYQYDPTSNSWTQKTDFGGTGRYGAVGFQVGGKAYFGTGYDGNYLKDFYQYDDQANTWTLVNGFSGNKRRNATVFVIDTKAYLVTGINNGVYQEDFWEFDPSTDVWTRKRDVDKDTDDDPTYNDEYAIVRANASSFSMNGLGYIVGGESIKTVWEYIPSTDLWTERTPMEGATRSDAVGFAINNRGFYMLGRIGSTYFDDAWEFKPLDAQNDDDN, from the coding sequence ATGAATAATTTAAAAAAAGGAATATTATTCGCGGCGCTGTTTTCGAGTCTCTTTTTTATAGGCTGTAGTCATGATGATGAAGATGAAGATTTGGTAGGAAACTGGATTAAAAAATCTGCATTTGATGGACCTGCAAGATCTAGTGCGACTAGTTTTGTCATAGGAGATTATGCTTATGTAGCGGCCGGTTATACTGGAGATGTATATTTAAAAGATTTATGGGCATACAATTCTAACGGTGATTATTGGGAACAAAAAGCCGATTTTGCCGGAGTAGGAAGAAGTTCTGCTTCAAGTTTTGCACTTAACGGAAAAGGATATGTTGGTTTGGGTTACGATGGAACCAATAAGCTGAAAGATTTTTATCAATACGATCCAACAAGCAATAGCTGGACTCAAAAAACTGATTTTGGAGGAACTGGCCGTTATGGCGCAGTAGGTTTTCAAGTAGGTGGAAAAGCTTATTTTGGAACTGGTTATGACGGAAATTATCTAAAAGATTTTTATCAATACGACGATCAGGCAAACACCTGGACTCTTGTTAACGGATTTAGTGGGAACAAAAGACGTAATGCTACTGTATTTGTAATTGATACTAAAGCGTATTTGGTAACGGGAATAAACAATGGAGTTTATCAGGAAGATTTTTGGGAATTTGATCCATCAACTGATGTTTGGACCAGAAAACGTGATGTCGATAAAGACACAGATGATGACCCAACTTACAATGACGAATATGCAATTGTTCGTGCAAATGCTTCTAGTTTTTCTATGAATGGATTGGGATATATTGTAGGTGGTGAAAGCATCAAAACGGTTTGGGAATACATTCCGTCAACAGACCTTTGGACAGAAAGAACTCCTATGGAAGGCGCTACAAGATCAGATGCTGTAGGATTTGCGATCAACAACCGTGGCTTTTATATGTTAGGAAGAATAGGTTCAACTTACTTTGATGATGCTTGGGAATTTAAACCTTTGGATGCGCAAAATGATGATGATAATTAA
- a CDS encoding intradiol ring-cleavage dioxygenase: MDRKKFIRNSILGIASLATATKLLESCSKSDNDNTDTNSSGDGSCTVSPAETKGPFPIKTPSQLVLENIKSDRIGIALLINLIIENKTNNCSPLENVFVDVWHCDKDGNYSEYGGTSMQQTDYTSVHFLRGRQTTNSKGEVSFLSIFPGWYQGRAPHVHVEVLTTSGTSLLVTQIAFPETVSSEVYSSTNYASHGQADTSNTKDNVFSDSLSDELATLTGNLTDGYTLSKTITVKA; this comes from the coding sequence ATGGACAGAAAAAAATTCATTAGAAATAGTATATTAGGAATTGCATCTTTGGCAACAGCTACAAAATTATTAGAATCATGTTCTAAAAGTGATAACGACAACACTGATACAAATTCATCCGGCGATGGAAGCTGCACCGTTTCTCCTGCCGAAACTAAAGGTCCTTTCCCGATTAAAACACCAAGTCAACTGGTACTAGAAAATATCAAATCTGATCGAATTGGTATCGCTTTACTAATTAATCTTATTATCGAAAATAAAACCAACAACTGTTCTCCGCTGGAAAATGTTTTTGTTGACGTTTGGCATTGTGATAAAGACGGAAATTATTCTGAATATGGAGGCACTTCGATGCAGCAAACAGATTATACTTCTGTACATTTTTTAAGAGGCAGACAAACCACAAATTCAAAAGGAGAAGTTTCGTTTCTTTCTATTTTCCCGGGCTGGTATCAAGGCAGAGCGCCACACGTGCATGTTGAAGTACTAACGACGAGTGGCACATCATTATTGGTAACACAAATTGCTTTTCCGGAAACTGTTTCAAGCGAAGTATATTCAAGCACAAATTATGCTTCTCACGGTCAAGCCGATACTTCGAATACAAAAGACAATGTTTTCTCTGATAGTTTATCCGATGAATTAGCAACTTTAACAGGGAATTTGACAGATGGTTATACATTAAGCAAAACCATTACAGTAAAAGCATAA